One region of Nycticebus coucang isolate mNycCou1 chromosome 10, mNycCou1.pri, whole genome shotgun sequence genomic DNA includes:
- the PAFAH1B3 gene encoding platelet-activating factor acetylhydrolase IB subunit alpha1: protein MSEEENPASKPTPVQDVQGDGRWMSLHHRFVADSKDKEPEVVFIGDSSVQLMHQCEIWRELFSPLHALNFGIGGDSTQHVLWRLENGELEHIRPKIVVVWVGTNNHGHTAEQVAGGIKAIVELVNKRQPQARVVVLGLLPRGQHPNSLREKNQQVNELIRAALAGHPRAHFLDADPGFVHSDGTISHHDMYDYLHLSRLGYTPVCRSLHSLLLRLLAQDQGQGVSLPEPTP, encoded by the exons ATGAGCGAAGAAGAGAACCCAGCCAGCAAGCCCACGCCGGTGCAGGACGTGCAGGGCGACGGGCGCTGGATGTCCCTG CACCATCGATTCGTGGCAGACAGTAAGGATAAGGAACCTGAAGTCGTCTTTATCGGGGACTCCTCAGTTCAGTTAATGCACCAGTGCGAG ATCTGGCGGGAGCTCTTCTCTCCTCTGCATGCCCTTAACTTTGGCATTGGTGGTGACAGCACACAGCATGTACTGTGGCGGCTGGAGAATggagagctggaacatatccggCCCAAA ATTGTGGTGGTCTGGGTGGGCACCAACAACCATGGACACACAGCAGAGCAGGTGGCTGGTGGCATCAAGGCCATTGTGGAACTGGTGAACAAGCGGCAGCCTCAGGCCCGGGTCGTGGTGttg GGCCTGCTTCCAAGGGGCCAGCATCCTAACTCACTTCGGGAGAAGAACCAACAGGTCAATGAGCTAATTCGGGCAGCATTGGCTGGCCACCCTCGGGCACACTTCCTGGACGCTGACCCTGGCTTCGTACACTCAGATGGCACCATAAGCCACCATGATATGTATGATTACCTGCATCTGAGCCGCCTGGGCTACACACCTGTCTGCCGGTCCCTGCACTCCCTGCTTCTGCGTCTGCTGGCCCAAGACCAGGGCCAAGGTGTTTCCCTTCCAGAGCCCACACCCTAA